The following proteins are encoded in a genomic region of Saccharopolyspora antimicrobica:
- a CDS encoding helix-turn-helix domain-containing protein gives MTSNDPGPLVQRLVLGAELRELRENTGLSADEAAAALGWYRNKISKIETGESKLSDKDVQALVALYGVKEKAVDRVLTMAQEARRKIPPSRVPDWAKKYVHLEAHAAEIKLFYGDIIPGVLQTTDYARELLSASVMVPSVEVSAMAESRDKRSARFFGPNPPWLWVVLGEEAIRRRVGDREVHRGQLERLRSLGELDNVTIQVIPLSNGAHAGLGIAFTLLHLEHANSDVAYIESLTSADYLSRPQHTRAYSLVFDRLRVAALSDRDTLSLINQEIAALS, from the coding sequence ATGACCAGCAACGACCCAGGCCCACTGGTGCAGCGGCTCGTGCTCGGGGCCGAGCTGCGGGAGCTTCGCGAGAACACCGGCTTGTCCGCGGACGAGGCCGCGGCAGCCCTTGGCTGGTACCGCAACAAGATCAGCAAGATCGAGACCGGTGAGAGCAAGTTGTCCGACAAGGACGTGCAAGCGCTGGTCGCGCTCTACGGCGTCAAGGAGAAAGCGGTCGACCGGGTTCTCACCATGGCGCAGGAGGCGCGCCGCAAGATCCCGCCGTCGCGTGTCCCGGACTGGGCGAAGAAGTACGTGCACCTTGAGGCACACGCCGCCGAGATCAAACTGTTCTACGGCGACATCATTCCGGGAGTCCTCCAGACCACCGACTACGCGCGTGAACTGCTGTCGGCATCGGTCATGGTGCCTTCGGTCGAAGTCAGCGCGATGGCGGAGTCACGCGACAAACGTTCAGCGCGATTCTTCGGCCCGAACCCACCCTGGTTGTGGGTCGTTCTCGGCGAAGAAGCCATTCGGCGGCGGGTCGGTGACCGAGAGGTTCATCGAGGTCAGCTGGAGAGGCTGCGGTCCCTTGGCGAACTGGACAACGTCACGATCCAGGTGATTCCGCTGTCGAACGGAGCCCACGCGGGCCTCGGGATCGCTTTCACCCTCCTCCATTTGGAGCACGCCAACTCGGACGTCGCCTACATCGAGAGCTTGACCAGCGCCGACTACTTGTCTCGACCGCAGCACACCCGCGCATATAGCCTGGTTTTCGACCGATTGCGGGTAGCCGCGCTCAGCGACCGAGACACGTTGTCGCTGATCAACCAGGAGATCGCAGCACTTAGCTAG
- a CDS encoding DUF397 domain-containing protein has product MSLNSDETTWRKSSRSGSTSNCVEVAWRKSSWSNGAQNCVEVALEAEVIGVRDSKDAGGAVLAFSSHQWTAFVSGLRERRW; this is encoded by the coding sequence ATGTCGCTGAACTCGGACGAGACGACCTGGCGGAAGTCGAGCAGATCGGGATCGACCTCGAACTGCGTCGAGGTGGCGTGGCGGAAGTCGAGCTGGAGCAACGGGGCGCAGAACTGCGTCGAGGTGGCGTTGGAGGCTGAGGTGATCGGGGTTCGGGACTCCAAGGACGCGGGTGGGGCCGTGCTCGCCTTCTCCTCGCACCAGTGGACGGCGTTCGTCTCGGGGTTGCGGGAACGCCGCTGGTGA
- the eccB gene encoding type VII secretion protein EccB, protein MANRRDQLHAYQFMMQRVVSALMVRETDPELTPLRRGVGAAFAGVMVMVLVAAGFGVYGVFTGIGGNAWQAEGSVIVERETGASYVYRQGALQPTLNFASAKLVAGKADAKVHRVSGKTLAGVPRRGSIGIPGAPDSLPEAKFANKDGWTMCSVPGNNPAGGHITTSTLFAGGSLAGGTPLGQRAVLARDTKDHMNYLIWRNHRYRIVGSPDDSVKPEQVIRAVFGPQAVVLEAGTAWLNGLPAGQDIAPITVDDFGAPSTVLPGHKVGDLVHHPIGQREQYYLVRPEGIAPLTELQVRIVRGQYPVEPVAIAPSVANSAPVSDALAAPSGESAKPADVPELAPAPVSRRDTLCARTSDAAAAPEITVGGNPDVLDAGIRTSAETSDGTKLADQVLVPPGSVVIVRAKSSATDPAGAYQVVTDLGLRFPVPSEEVLAVLGYSPADAVSMPAELVKRIPAGPTLDPAAALRDASSLP, encoded by the coding sequence GTGGCGAATCGTCGTGACCAGCTGCACGCGTACCAGTTCATGATGCAGCGGGTCGTCTCCGCGCTGATGGTGCGCGAGACCGATCCCGAGCTGACTCCGCTGCGCCGCGGTGTCGGGGCCGCGTTCGCCGGGGTGATGGTCATGGTGCTGGTGGCCGCGGGTTTCGGCGTCTACGGCGTGTTCACCGGCATCGGCGGCAACGCGTGGCAGGCCGAGGGCTCGGTGATCGTCGAACGCGAGACCGGCGCGAGCTACGTGTACCGGCAGGGCGCGCTGCAGCCCACGCTCAACTTCGCCTCCGCCAAGCTCGTCGCGGGCAAGGCCGACGCCAAGGTGCACCGGGTTTCCGGGAAGACGCTGGCAGGCGTGCCGCGCCGGGGCTCGATCGGCATTCCGGGCGCGCCGGATTCGCTGCCCGAGGCGAAGTTCGCGAACAAGGACGGCTGGACGATGTGCTCGGTGCCGGGCAACAACCCGGCCGGCGGGCACATCACCACCAGCACGCTGTTCGCCGGTGGGTCGCTGGCGGGCGGGACCCCGCTGGGGCAGCGGGCGGTGCTGGCCCGCGACACCAAGGACCACATGAACTACCTGATCTGGCGCAACCACCGGTACCGCATCGTCGGGTCGCCGGACGACAGCGTCAAGCCGGAGCAGGTCATCCGGGCCGTCTTCGGCCCGCAGGCGGTGGTGCTCGAAGCGGGCACCGCGTGGCTCAACGGGTTGCCCGCCGGGCAGGACATCGCGCCGATCACGGTGGACGACTTCGGTGCACCGTCCACAGTGCTCCCCGGGCACAAGGTGGGCGACCTGGTGCACCACCCGATCGGCCAGCGGGAGCAGTACTACCTGGTGCGTCCGGAGGGGATCGCGCCGCTGACCGAGCTCCAGGTCCGCATCGTGCGCGGTCAGTACCCGGTGGAGCCGGTGGCGATCGCACCGTCGGTGGCGAACTCCGCCCCGGTCAGCGACGCGCTGGCCGCCCCCAGCGGCGAGTCGGCGAAGCCCGCTGACGTGCCGGAACTCGCTCCCGCGCCGGTCTCGCGCCGGGACACGCTGTGCGCGCGGACCTCGGATGCGGCGGCCGCGCCCGAGATCACGGTGGGCGGCAACCCCGACGTGCTCGACGCGGGCATCCGGACCAGCGCGGAGACCTCGGACGGCACCAAGCTGGCCGATCAGGTGCTGGTGCCGCCGGGCAGCGTGGTGATCGTCCGCGCCAAGTCCTCGGCGACGGATCCCGCGGGCGCGTACCAGGTGGTCACCGACCTCGGCCTGCGCTTCCCGGTGCCGTCCGAGGAGGTGCTGGCGGTGCTCGGGTACAGCCCGGCGGATGCGGTGTCGATGCCCGCCGAGCTGGTGAAGCGGATCCCGGCCGGGCCCACGCTGGACCCGGCGGCCGCGCTGCGGGACGCGTCGTCGCTCCCGTAG
- a CDS encoding WXG100 family type VII secretion target, which translates to MPDLKLTPEQTNQLQIAIGNTYENASSLIRQIAGDYTSIAGAAWMGGASMAAVNKQEEFENIWRNLAEILADLAQGISGTTQMVGQQDDDYQQLLNAVDGTGDTGMGNFGRL; encoded by the coding sequence TTGCCCGACCTCAAGCTAACACCGGAGCAGACGAACCAGCTGCAGATCGCGATCGGCAACACCTACGAGAACGCGAGCAGCCTGATCAGGCAGATCGCCGGCGACTACACCTCCATCGCGGGCGCCGCGTGGATGGGCGGCGCCTCGATGGCCGCCGTCAACAAGCAGGAGGAGTTCGAGAACATCTGGCGGAACCTCGCCGAGATCCTCGCCGACCTGGCGCAGGGCATCTCCGGAACCACCCAGATGGTCGGCCAGCAGGACGACGACTACCAGCAGCTCCTGAACGCCGTGGACGGCACCGGCGACACCGGCATGGGCAACTTCGGCCGGCTCTGA
- a CDS encoding WXG100 family type VII secretion target: MTIKYGFGAISDTGGNTVTAAGQMKTIFEDLMTKAKAILAEDWNGAAADAFDKAQARWDVQANALGEAQLRTGQLTTQASEDMLATDLRASNLFN; encoded by the coding sequence ATGACCATCAAGTACGGGTTCGGCGCGATCAGCGACACCGGTGGGAACACCGTCACCGCCGCCGGGCAGATGAAGACCATCTTCGAGGACCTGATGACCAAGGCTAAGGCCATCCTCGCCGAGGACTGGAACGGTGCCGCCGCGGACGCGTTCGACAAGGCGCAGGCGCGGTGGGACGTGCAGGCCAACGCGCTCGGCGAGGCGCAGCTGCGGACCGGTCAGCTGACCACGCAGGCCAGCGAGGACATGCTCGCCACCGACCTCAGGGCTTCCAACCTCTTCAACTGA
- a CDS encoding S8 family peptidase codes for MYAKRSLRTLLAAAVGSLGILLIDPSAAHAQQCVGAGQQSSPVPWAQRVLTPERLWPLTAGSKQRVAVVGSGVSSPLLEVKAGVDLSPPSRSQPSGKPDCIGLGTAVAGVIGAAETGEHGFHGVAPKTQLLSAKVVGDSYPSSGQPGQAVAPETLAAGINWSLDQGATVITVAAVSYQDSPALRQAVDRALAADAVVIAAAGTAGQNDPPGIAPYPASYDDVLSIGMIGEDGMTAAATHAPRIDLVAPGAEVTSAYPDGGVGPATGTELAAGYVAGTVALLRDYLPQLSNEDVKRRLLATASPAPEGVGSRNYGHGILNPYQAAVGNLAGGHPSALPPADPGVPSDEELAREAAWQQSTSIAYGLAGAGAAAAVAMTAVVVFGPRGRRRRWRAGIAEAPVERPEDDLPEPPAELFDDRPRTGA; via the coding sequence GTGTACGCCAAGCGCAGCCTTCGCACGCTGCTGGCCGCTGCCGTCGGCAGCCTCGGCATCCTGCTGATCGACCCGTCCGCCGCCCACGCCCAGCAGTGCGTCGGCGCCGGGCAGCAGAGCAGTCCGGTGCCGTGGGCCCAGCGGGTGCTGACCCCGGAACGGCTCTGGCCGCTCACGGCGGGCTCCAAGCAGCGGGTCGCCGTGGTCGGCAGCGGCGTGTCGAGCCCGCTGCTGGAGGTCAAGGCGGGCGTCGACCTCAGCCCGCCGTCGCGGAGCCAGCCCAGCGGCAAGCCGGACTGCATCGGGCTGGGCACCGCCGTTGCGGGCGTGATCGGCGCGGCGGAGACCGGCGAGCACGGATTCCACGGCGTGGCACCGAAAACGCAGCTGCTGTCGGCGAAGGTGGTGGGCGATTCCTACCCGTCGAGCGGGCAGCCGGGCCAGGCGGTCGCGCCCGAGACGCTCGCCGCGGGCATCAACTGGTCCCTCGACCAGGGCGCCACCGTCATCACCGTGGCCGCGGTGTCCTACCAGGACAGCCCGGCCCTGCGGCAGGCGGTGGACCGCGCGCTGGCGGCCGACGCCGTGGTGATCGCGGCGGCCGGGACCGCCGGGCAGAACGACCCGCCGGGAATCGCGCCGTACCCGGCGTCCTACGACGACGTCCTCTCGATCGGGATGATCGGGGAGGACGGCATGACCGCGGCCGCCACGCACGCACCGCGCATCGACCTGGTCGCCCCGGGGGCCGAGGTCACCTCCGCCTACCCGGACGGCGGTGTCGGCCCGGCCACCGGCACCGAACTGGCCGCCGGGTACGTGGCCGGAACCGTCGCGCTGCTCCGCGACTACCTGCCCCAGCTGTCCAATGAGGACGTGAAGCGCCGCCTGCTGGCCACCGCGTCCCCGGCGCCGGAGGGCGTCGGCAGCCGCAACTACGGCCACGGCATCCTCAACCCGTACCAGGCCGCGGTGGGCAACCTGGCCGGCGGCCACCCGTCGGCGCTGCCCCCGGCCGATCCGGGTGTGCCGTCCGACGAGGAGCTGGCCCGCGAAGCGGCTTGGCAGCAGAGCACCAGCATCGCCTACGGCCTGGCGGGTGCCGGAGCCGCTGCCGCGGTGGCCATGACCGCGGTGGTCGTGTTCGGACCGCGCGGCCGACGCCGCCGCTGGCGCGCCGGGATCGCCGAAGCCCCGGTCGAGCGCCCGGAGGACGACCTCCCGGAGCCACCGGCCGAGCTCTTCGACGACCGGCCGAGAACCGGTGCCTGA
- a CDS encoding YbaB/EbfC family nucleoid-associated protein: protein MENEAMSVNPVYQGLLEQLQRTADRVPETQRRMMNQLGVAWSPDRMVKAVVGPRGQLVDLVIDPRVFRQPNAAALTSMILQASRDAADQVARRVDEILQEQLPPELTELRARQPREDLGLEDHFADLMRSDAQRYEEREERS from the coding sequence GTGGAAAACGAAGCCATGTCGGTGAATCCGGTCTACCAGGGCCTGCTGGAGCAGCTGCAGCGGACGGCCGACCGGGTCCCGGAGACGCAACGGAGGATGATGAACCAGCTCGGCGTCGCGTGGTCACCGGATCGCATGGTGAAGGCCGTGGTCGGGCCGCGGGGTCAGCTCGTCGACCTCGTGATCGATCCGCGGGTCTTCCGCCAGCCCAACGCGGCCGCGCTCACCTCGATGATCCTGCAGGCCAGCCGGGACGCGGCGGACCAGGTGGCCCGCCGGGTGGACGAGATCCTGCAGGAGCAGCTGCCACCCGAGCTCACCGAGCTGCGCGCCCGGCAGCCGCGCGAGGACCTCGGCCTGGAGGACCACTTCGCGGATCTGATGCGCAGCGACGCGCAGCGCTACGAAGAGCGGGAGGAGCGGTCGTGA